A single region of the Longimicrobium sp. genome encodes:
- a CDS encoding NUDIX hydrolase: protein MPKRRRGGSARARAVIETSAGGVIYRWNDGRAHVLLIRDAYHHWGFPKGHVEESESASEAALREVAEETGLTELRLGPRLRTIDWFFRFRGKLIHKFCHFYLIECPAGDTCPQQEEGITECIWLPLDEAIQSISYDNAREVLVLAAERLLGDDTEVADELDPDAGDVDCARLVGAPDHARDPRRL from the coding sequence GTGCCTAAGCGCCGCCGCGGAGGCAGCGCCCGTGCCCGGGCCGTCATCGAGACCAGTGCCGGCGGTGTGATCTACCGCTGGAACGATGGCCGCGCGCACGTGCTGCTGATCCGCGACGCGTACCATCACTGGGGCTTTCCCAAGGGGCACGTAGAAGAGAGCGAAAGCGCGTCGGAGGCGGCGCTGCGCGAGGTGGCGGAAGAGACGGGGCTCACCGAGCTTCGCCTGGGGCCGCGGCTGCGCACCATCGACTGGTTCTTTCGCTTCCGCGGCAAGCTGATCCACAAGTTCTGCCACTTCTACCTGATCGAGTGCCCCGCGGGCGATACCTGTCCGCAGCAGGAGGAGGGCATCACGGAGTGCATCTGGCTTCCGCTGGACGAGGCCATCCAGTCCATCTCGTACGACAACGCCCGCGAGGTGCTGGTCTTGGCCGCCGAGCGGCTGCTGGGTGATGATACCGAGGTCGCCGACGAGCTGGATCCCGACGCGGGGGACGTCGACTGCGCCCGCCTCGTCGGAGCGCCGGACCACGCGCGGGACCCCCGCCGACTCTGA